Part of the Betta splendens chromosome 17, fBetSpl5.4, whole genome shotgun sequence genome, CATTTGCTTCTTGCTGGCAACAGGTGTTGATCCAGACATGTAGAGTTGAAAGTACAGTAAACCCTTGAAaaaaccaagcagcagcagcagaattagCTTTTCATAAGGTTATTGTTATTTACAGATGAGCTGTACCCTGTATATGATTTGTCTTATGATATGAGTTGTGCAGTATTAGCATTAAACCGTCTTTGGATGTATCTTATTTATGTATGTGCGGCTTTAAAAAGGAGCAGTAGACTGTAATATGAAGTTTATTTATTGAATAATTGCATTATAATTCACCTGGTTACTATTAAGGGCCACCAGCGCACGCCAAGACACTACTGGAATGGACATCACCAGCCGCTGTACTCTGGGGGACCCCAACAAGCTCCCTGAAGGGGTCCCCCAGCCTGCACGCATGCCCTACATCTCAGACAAACACCCGCGGCAGACCCTGGAGGTGATCAACCTGCTGAGGAAACACCGCGAGCTGTGTGacgtggtgctggtggtgggtgCCAAGAAGATTTATGCTCATCGTGTGATCCTGTCCGCGTGCAGCCCCTATTTCAGGTACCCAGACACAACATGCCCCTCTCAGGTTTTCGGTTAGAACAAAATAAATCTACTGGACAGTGAACGCCAAGGTCCGTATTCAGGTGGTGACCGCTGGCTGTGATGATTAATTAGCCTATCATTTACAGGGCGATGTTCACGGGGGAGCTGGCAGAAAGCCGGCAGACTGAGGTGGTTATTCGCGACATCGATGAGCGAGCCATGGAGCTGCTCATTGATTTTGCCTACACCTCACAGGTAACAACAGTGAAATGTTGGCATGTTTACTAAAACTATCACGTTGGTACAGAAGTGATACTAGAGGCTAAGAGAGACATAATTGCCTGttctccagcagaacccactGAACTAGTTGATCTGCTTGACTTTAGTTGCTGATGTGCAAACTCTATCAGTCTGCTATGTCCGTGAAAGATTTAACGAGGCATCTTGATTATATGATCACTGTTGTGCTCAGTAAATCATCACTCAGATTATTCAAGGTTTACTGCACGGTTGaaatcttttttattcttttgtcttatgctactttatttatttattgtttgaatGCAGACATGCTGATGAATTACACTTTTTATAGGTTCAAAAGCCTGATCCAAAATGTATCCATGGAAAACATGAGTCATACACCATATGAATTTAAATTTATAAATTTAGAGAGACCTCAAGTAATTACACCTAATCGGCCAATCTGATCTAATCTACGAAATAATTTTAAAGGTATAGATATTTTTTATGAATATTTGAAGGCTCTGCATCAGGTCAGGTTTTAGGATTCACAGGCCttattctctctctttcctcgaACATGCCTGACGCTGAGTTTTCACCTGCCCATTTTCCTGAGGCCATGCCTGCAGGCGTGTGTCTGAGATGGGAGAGACTGTGCAAATCAGCAGTTGCTCAATACGTTGCCTGTAGATGCATGTTAACATTATATGAAGGCTTTGTCATGTTCTGCGCTTTCTGTCTCCAGGTGACTGTAGAGGAGGGGAACGTTCAGACGCTGCTCCCTGCAGCCTGCCTTCTCCAGCTGGCTGAGATCCAGGAGGCCTGCTGCGAGTTTCTCAAGAGGCAGCTGGATCCTTCCAACTGTCTGGGCATCAGAGCCTTTGCCGACACACACTCGTGCCGAGAGCTGCTCCGCATTGCAGACAAGTTCACCCAACACAATTTTCAAGAGGTAAGAACACAGATGTAAATGAAAATGACTTTCCACAGTCCCTTAAACCTCTCAAGTCATTAAATGATTTACACTAAATTCGGTGGATCCATAATTTCAATGCAAAGAAATAGGTACCATAGGACAAAGTTTAAAATGAAGTAGCGTGCACGGTTAGATCTGAAAGCACTTAGTTTCGTGTCACTGGAAACATTAGATGTTATTATAGGTTCTTGCGTCTACCCTGATAAATGAAATATCAGAAACACCCTGAAAAATACTAGTTTAAGTTAAAATTAAAGCCTAGTGGAGTCAAGCACAGCTGCCTTTggcttttgtaaaaaaaaaaaatgcaaatgcaacacTACTGCAGCATCAGTAATCGGATAGTGGACATAGATGGGAAACCACCTAAAGGGCCCAAGTTTAGTCTGGGCTGAAGTGTCCGATGAGCTTTAACTTACCGGTAAATCTTTAATTGGGTAAAGTCTAAACAAGGATAGAAACTAGACTTGGCATAGACTAACTTTGTTTTATCTGTCTGTGTTGAATTTTCTAAGTATTTACACCTGGTGCCTCATAAAGAGTAGTGTGATAATGAACAGAAAGCCTTTTCGGTATCAAAGGAGCTTGTGTGACAAGTTGTTATACAGCAGTAAAATGTGACCTTTTGTTTTGGTCTGACAAAAGAAACCGTCCAGATCTTGACTGAGTTTCCAAGAACACTGATCAGCCCTGCTGCACCTCATTTGATGCTGCCAGAAGAATGCGCTTTTGTAATTGAATGCTAATTGAATAACTATTTCTACCAGTGTGAGTGCAACACAGTAGACAATGAGCAGAATAATTTTTACACAAAGTATTTTACTGAAAACTAGTTCCTCAATAACTCAAGTCCTCATGGCTAAAATATTGTACGTCGGTCTTGCAGTAACCTCTGGAATAGGAACAATCGCAGTCTCAATGGGTTAAACAGCTCGATCTAGTGGACAGTGTTGATCATTACacctttaaaatacatttactaaTGACACGGAGGTGTTTTAAGTGCTGTGTGAAATAGGGTAAGTTGTTGTTTAATCCGTGTTGTGTGACAGGTGATGGAAAGTGAAGAGTTCATGCTGCTGCCTGCCAACCAGCTGATTGACATCATTTCTAGCGATGAGCTCAACGTGCGGAGTGAGGAGCAGGTTTTCAACGCTGTGATGGCCTGGGTGAAGTACAGCATCCAGGAACGCAGGCCGCAGCTTCCCCAGGTCTGTCCATGATTTCTCAGTTAATCCGCTCTACTAAAGGTGAACTAAGGGACTGAAGTGGCTTCATTGATCACGTGTTACAGGTCTTGCAGCACGTCCGCCTGCCGCTGCTGAGCCCCAAGTTCCTGGTGGGCACCGTGGGTTCAGATCCTCTCATCAAGAGTGATGAggagtgcaggtgtgtgtgtgtgtgtgtgtgtgtgtgtgtgtgtgtgtgtgtgtgtgtgtgtgtgtgtgtgtgtgtgtgtgtgtgtgtgtgtgtgtgtgtgtgtgtgtgtgtgtgtgtgtgtgtgtgtgtgtgtgtgtgtgtgtgtgtgtgtgactgagtgactgagtgaaaGCAATGTCAGCCTGCATAATGCTCCTGGTGGAGAATATGTTGCTTAAATTCAAATTCCCAGTTTCCCTGTGTTGCTCCAAACTGTTATGGTTGAAGCGTGGAGTGAAGGCATCAGTGCACTGTAGAGGCAACATGTGAGCTTGTTTGTGATGTTCCAGGGACCTGGTTGATGAAGCCAAGAAttacctgctgctgccacaggAGAGACCCCTGATGCAGGGCCCTAGAACGCGGCCAAGGAAACCCATACGCTGTGGAGAGGTGCTCTTTGCAGGTCAGTACCATCAAACACTACAAATAAAACCCAGAAGTGTGTGAGTAACCTGTAACCTCCATATGTAGCCAACCTGCCAGGGGGAAAGACTGTGAATATTATTTGTCCCCTCCCATCCTGCTTCTTTGCCCTGTAGTTGGGGGCTGGTGCAGCGGAGATGCCATTTCCAGTGTGGAGCGTTACGATCCCCAGACCAACGAGTGGAGGATGGTGGCCTCCATGAGTAAGCGGCGATGTGGCGTAGGCGTCAGCGTTCTGGACGACCTGCTTTATGCTGTGGGGGGTCACGATGGTTCGTCGTATCTAAACTCCGTGGAAAGGTGTGCAATGGTTGAGTTTTTGTCTTCAGTGTCTCCCTTCAGTTCTACTGCTGACATTTTTAAGCGTTTGCCTGCTTCAGATATGACCCTAAGACCAACCAGTGGAGCAGCGACGTGGCTCCTACAAGCACGTGTCGAACCAGTGTGGGCGTGGCCGTCCTCGGTGGTTACCTGTATGCGGTGGGAGGACAAGATGGGGTCTCCTGTCTCAACATTGTGGAAAGGTAGCAGGGagcatgcattcattcattcatttattttactgcCTATGATGTAGCAGTGTTCATCATGCAGATGTCACATTCAGATTATTAGAAATACCTACATAACAATGGTTACAATCTCTATGTCCTTCAGATATGATCCGAAGGAGAACAAATGGACCCGTGTGGCCTCCATGAGCACCAGGCGACTCGGTGTAGCTGTGGCTGTGCTGGGCGGTTTCCTGTATGCTGTTGGAGGATCTGATGGGACGTCACCATTAAATACAGGTAAATATTGAGCTGTGACAATAATGACTCGGctaaaataaacacagttatAGGATTTAAAGCTCTTCAGTTGTTAATATTCTTGTCTTTGTGGTTCTTTCTTTGCGCAGTGGAGCGCTACAACCCTCAGGAGAACCGCTGGCACACCGTCTCTCCAATGGGGACCAGGAGGAAGCACCTCGGCTGCGCCGTCTACCAGGACATGATTTACTCAGTCGGAGGAAGAGACGACACCACCGAGCTGAGCAGTGCCGAGCGCTACAACCCCAGGACCAACCAGTGGTCTCCTGTAGTAGCCATGACGTCCAGGCGCAGCGGGGTGAGTGGGCagccatcagctgctgctgctgctgctgctaagcCTATATTTAACAACgatttcatttaatttgtgaGATAGAACTTCTGTTTGAGACTGAAGactgctgtgtctgcaggtgggcTTGGCCGTTGTCAACGGTCAGCTGATGGCTGTAGGAGGCTTTGACGGGACGACGTATCTCAAAACTATAGAGGTTTATGACCCTGATGCCAACACATGGAGGTAGGGGACACATCTGAAGACAAACAGACCTGTTCAGTTTGTCTCATCTTTAACTGTTAACAACTTATCTCCTTTCTTTGGGAAACTTTGATGCTTGACACAaatttacaatatttgacatgGGACAGATTGTCAGATTTAATAGAAGTACTTTCATGTCTTGTATGCCCTGTATTCCATATATAAGACAGGTTAATGACATGAATGATAATATTATGGGTTTCTGAACCCGTCTTGACTTTGCAATGTGTTTCCTGTCCAGGTTGTATGGAGGAATGAACTACCGCCGGCTAGGTGGCGGGGTGGGTGTCATTAAAATGACTCACTGTGAATCTCACATATGGTAACCGCTCCCTTCCACCCAGACACACTTCCCAGCATGTCGCGATGGATGAGTCCCGTGCCTCTGAAAGGACACTGTTAATTCATGCGAGAGGATCAGAGAAAACGGTGGGGGAGTTGAAGCAGAGATGGACAGAGGAACAAAGCGTTGAACTCTACTTTATTCCCGACGCCCACTCCAAGGTCATTAACTTAGACACAGTGGTTGTCTTCATCTCCTCACCATAGTCATCATGAAGTGCACTGAGAGGAGAAGTACCATTCATCTTCCAGAGAAGCGTGGGGAGCGTGAACTCCTCCTCTACAACTCTTGGTCTTGGACATTTAAATGGAATGAAACTAAATGTTGATTTTTGCTACTGGAGGTGATgatcttttcatttatttattttttatttacccTTTGTTTTACCAGAATCTTTTGTTAGGAAGTCTAATATCAGGAGTGACCTGGATGAAAAACCACACAAACTGAAACATCACTCCTTCAATGAATGTAccataaaactgaaaataacacaataacTTGGTGTAACTGTAAAATCGTAGCGTTGGCAGGTGAACTGTGATTAACGGGGTCGTGACTGTAGGAAGCATTTAGTGAAGTTTTAGCTTTCTCTAGAAGGAGCTGCACATGCAAATACCTTTTTTTGTCATTGCTCTGTTTGAAGGTTCAGCAAAAACCAGACTAAGGTCTCTGTGAAAGGCTTCTGATCAAATACACACCCgaatgtgtttgtctgaaaaCTGTGAGAGTTGTCcagctggaaacacacagagcacaatGTAAGGAAGCATCAAAGACCAacatgcagcagaggcagctctCGTTTatcttcacaataaaagaaaagatcgtttttttatgtttgagCTTCTTCATAGATTTCACTCTGCCTCCATATCAACCGGTAATTTTTGAAACACCATAGGCACCACCTGGAgctcagaaaaaaaaggattggAACAGCACTTCATAAAAGTGTTATTCCCCTTGAACATTACAACCACAAACATAAATCTGTTTCATTTTAGGTGAATGGCAAGCACAAATTGGAAGAAGAGTGATAAAtaattttcaattttttttaaagattgttattttttcatattttaagaAATGTATCAACCcaataaaatgcaacatttgTGGTTGTAATCTGACAAAATGGGGAACAGTTAAAGTCTGATGAAGGccctttatatactgtaaaggGTGAAATAAAGTCTGGTTTATTTTGAGCTGATGTAATGTTGTAGGTGTTCCATGTCGCCCCGTGAAGTCTTTCAGCAGTTTGGGTTTATCCACACTTATCTGTGAATGTATGTCTGCAGTAAGTGTCTAAAAGCTTGACTCCAACCTTGACTGGTTAGAGAAGCCCAACGTCGTTTATCATGGGGTTTCACTTGGGCTTTCATTACACAACCTGTAATTATCCGTCAATGTCATTTGTCACAGTTAATTAAAAAGAATTTTGGGGATTTTTGTCCTTGTTCTCTAATCATCATTGGGTCAGTTGAGATTATTAAAAGGAATAAGTTCAAGAGAGTCAATACACAGAGTACACAAAGTCTCTTATATTATATATCCTGATGCTAAAAACTGAgtgcaaacatttaaaaaccttTTGACTCCATGTTTAAATACACAACATCAGTATTTAATTTTACATGGCCAcacccagacagacacagctgatGACTCAGGCCTGTCCCTAATGGAGACACCCAGCCAACACAAAAATCACGACGGCATCGTTGTCCAGTCTGGTTTGGCGTGGACTTTGGTCTCAGgtgaaacagagcaggagacttTTAATAAGACACATTAACAGAGAGGAACAACTTTATATATTTAGTACTGAAACCTGTCTGTTGTCATGGTTCAGCAGTGATGCCTGACTGTTGCCATAGTAACCGACCTCTGTGAGGGAAATAATACACCAGGGGTATTCAACTAAAATTTACAGAGGCAAATATTTTGGAAGCAAAGGCCCAGAAAATTCTAATGTCTAACTATTTACTGCGATATATTTTTAGGTAGCCTGCATGTAATTAATACTTCACTGtcaaatcaaattaatcagTACAATTCAGAAACCTTTTGATAAATTTATTGTTATGTAACATCTAACTCACCATATATGTACAATGTTATCTAATCTATGGTATAAAAGCGgggctgctttttaaaaaaaagcaagaatacaactgttttgttaaataaaacagTGAAAATATACAACTttgaagaaataaaatataGGAACAACAAAAAAGCTTCCTTTACATCTTGACTCAAAAGTCAAGTTTaacaggttaaaaaaaacatatactgtaacaatTGAACAGTTTTAGAGGCTCTTCTTCTTTCCACTTTGTTGCTCTATGAGAAAATGGAGCTCTAGCTTGTCCTACTAGAATTCTAAACCTGGGCTTGAATGAAATCATTCTCACACATGTGGAGGTGTTTATACCTTATGACGATAGTGGAGAAAGCTGCTTCGCAGTTGTGTGGAGCCAAACATGGTTAAGATGTACAGGGCTACTTTCAATAGATCTGGGaaagctgcctctccctctctcctctctgtatcTATTTGCTGGCTACACGTAACTGTTATCGCCGTCTTTATTAATTCTCTTGCAACCTCAAACTTTCTGTCACATGCCAGTACTGAGTCGCAAACTTTACTTTATAATTAGGTGCCCTCTAAATCAGTCATTCTTTACCATGGGGCTGTGGCCCGACTTGGGCCccaaggagcaggtggagggcCGCAAAAAAGTCAGCTCTGCGATTGTGAGGTGTGATGAGATGTGAGCCAGTTGTTAACACGCTCCATTAagtagcagcagaagaagaagtcagCCGCAAACGCTTGACTGAAGATGGACAAGTTTTAAAAGGAACAAATAAAGGTGAAGGAGATGCCGACCTCTGGGTTCAAAGGCTAAGTTTGTGTGCAAATACAAACCTGACTTTATAAAGTTTGGCTTTGTGAGCGGAGGTATTGAGGCAGAGACCAGAGCCCAGTGTGTTGATTGTGGTCTAACGCTATCCAACGAAGCATTGAAGCGTGGAGGCTACAATGAGAGCGAGCCTTTCCCCCGTTCCACCCAGACTGGATCAGATCGTGTCTGAGCGGCAGCCCACGTGTCTCATGAAGTGGGACACTTAATATAATGAGAGTTGCTTTGTTGtgattactgttactgttaattTGTCACAAATAAGGAGAGTAAGATCTAGTCTGTTAAATCTAATAGCAGGTTCAGTGTTAATCCAATGTTTTCAATTGCACTTTATTCTAATTTCCTTTTAAttcatttgatgtttttttaattattttacatgtatttatttcattactgCAGAATTTTATTCATCAGAATTTCTctagtttttaaaaaatatgtatgtttgaaattaatagtaataaaatacaATGTATGTGCAGATTTACATACAAAATCAATGCTTTGGAGATGATAATGGTGTATCATATTCATAAGGTTTTAGCTTGTTAAACTTGGTAAAAAATTATGATTTGGATCAGCTGAAATAAAAGTCTTTATGTTTTAATGGGCCCCGGGCCACGTACTGGAAAATCTGGGCGCTGAGGTCAAAAAGGTCAAGAACCCCTGCTCTAGattatttaaaatgatgttTGACCTGTAGCTCAGGGTCTGTATGGGACAGATTCTGGGTCCGGATCCAGATCGCGGTCCGCCTGTTAGTGACCACTGTAATACACAACATTAGTTTCATCCAAATCCTTAGTTTGACTaaacaaaatgtgtttcatattttatgttGTACAGTAGATATTTGTATATTAATTTAAGTTTTtttgattgtgttttcttttatagaGAGAAAGTAGGAATATCTGTAACCAAGTTCAAGtctaaggtcaaaggtcattacAATGTGATTGACTTTTATATGGGACACCAGTTTACGTTATTTACCTGTTAGCGTGCACTTTCAGCAACAGAGTGACTatgttaactggtgaccgacttccggtgagttgttttacctgTGTGACATCGTGTTagctgtccctgtcaatgccttggtttacgttaCCTATCTGTTAGAGCGTGAACTCTCCGCGACAGAGTGATCTATGGACGGAGCGtagcgtttaacttgtgttttgtgtcgtgttttttgTGAATGAACATGCGCGTCTTGTCCTTTACGAATTTACCTGTTACCTGTTGGCAGGCGCTGTCAGCGCCTAAGTAAATTGTGCGTGTATCACGGCTCGGCGGGCGCGAGCaggagtgaaggacccaaatgcacagctcaagAGACAGGACTTGAGGCAAACAAGGTTTAATGGTGTAAACcaaacagcaggcaaaaacgTGGTCAAGCCGGCAGACGTCAAAACCGGTAATCCAAAAAtctagcagaggtacaggcagggacaaggccaAGGCACGATCAAGGtacaggcacgagtcaaaaacCATGGACTTACTAGAATCGCTGGAAGGCTGACAAACAGGGTGCTTGAACAAACAGGGTGCTTGAACgaacaatctggcagagaacaaaggaaCATGCTGGTGGCTATATATACTGGCCCCATATGCTGGTGTCATTATACCTAATGGGAAATTAACCACAGCTGGGAGATCACATGACTGGAAAGCAAAGGTAAACTAAGCATGGCAAGACAGAACTGGAAgtgtagaaaaataaaacaggaaatgaacatgacagcacaaaacaacacaggaacagtCCAGGTTTATGACAggaacccccccaccccaccccaagGGCAGATTCCAGACTCCCAAACACGGCACAAAGtccaagcagggtgggcggagggaggactggtggCGGGCAAAAATCAAACACAGCATGAGTCCGAGAAATCTACACCACCAGCAAGAACAGCCATAGGAGAATCTATAACAGGGAACACACCAAATCCAAGAGTCCAAATACTCCCttaaggaggtgaggagagttcctgcccaccAGCGGCTGAGACAGaatggcactcttagtgcccaaGAGCGGAAATAGAGTccaaggaggaggacagacgaggcgccagagccagaaccagagacgaagagaGACAAGGCGCCGGGgaagaaccagagacgaagagaGACAAGGCCCCAGGgaagaaccagagacgaagagaGACAAGGCGCCGGGGAAGAACCAGAGACAATCCCAGATGTGAAGCGTGGCAGACAGaatggcactcttagtgcccaaGAGCGGAAATAGAGTccaaggaggaggacagacgaggcgccagagccagaaccagagacgaagagaGACAAGGCGCCGGGGAAGAACCAGAGACAATCCCAGATGTGAAGCGTGGCAGACGTGGTCGGTGTCGGACCATCAGGCACCGAGgcaggcgtggccgggaccgggccaccaggagctgaggcaaacgtggttcctggaccaccaggaactgaggtggaggtggcagtcaggtaagatatgacaccactgaagattgtcacctggaatgtacgtggaatcaataagaaggagaaacgatttaaaatatttaatcatttggaaaccctacaagcagacattgttttactacaggaaactcatattcccaaaattataaattacactctggcatcagcagagttcccacatgcttacttagccggttacaattctaaacaaagaggggtcgccatcctgataaataaaaagattaactttactcataacgataccattgtagatccagaagggagaaaTATAATCATtgatatcttgataggaaacattgaatattgcatagctaatgtgtatgtcccaaatgttgacgacccctctttctttcacagcttcttcacatgtctgctcactctggttccaaacttatagtaggaggggactttaatttagtatttaacccagagttggacaggctaagcaaagctgtgagcaacaggaactggcaatcagtacagaccttaaaacagtacatggatgacttcggtctctgtgacacatggcgttctcttcatcctacatccagggaatatacctttttctcaccagttcaccactctcactcccgtatagattatattttagtaaataactcagtcttacaagatgtctctgacaccaatattcactctatcacaatcagcgatcatgcaccaatgtccatttcgttgattaagacagccacaccatcaaccaggaattggaggtttaatacatcattactcaatgatcaagacttcatcagttatgtcaggagagaatggaaaacctttatagaaatcaacgatacaccggaaatctcaccctgtgttctttgggagactgggaaggcagttatgcgcggtagaattatttcatattcatcacacaagaaaaaaaaggacatgttacttgaattagaattagagcaaaaaataaaatctctagagattaaatatgcagcctctccaaccaatgatgtcctagaagacctaaagaatctaaagctgaaattaaataatataattgattgcaaaactcagtttcagatagaccaattacgctgggagaactttgaccatgctaacaaatgtggtaaatttctagctaaccaattaaaaaataataaaaagaaacaaatcatccattcaataactaataaggaaggcaacatta contains:
- the klhl20 gene encoding kelch-like protein 20, which codes for MDVKPMRRATSARQDTTGMDITSRCTLGDPNKLPEGVPQPARMPYISDKHPRQTLEVINLLRKHRELCDVVLVVGAKKIYAHRVILSACSPYFRAMFTGELAESRQTEVVIRDIDERAMELLIDFAYTSQVTVEEGNVQTLLPAACLLQLAEIQEACCEFLKRQLDPSNCLGIRAFADTHSCRELLRIADKFTQHNFQEVMESEEFMLLPANQLIDIISSDELNVRSEEQVFNAVMAWVKYSIQERRPQLPQVLQHVRLPLLSPKFLVGTVGSDPLIKSDEECRDLVDEAKNYLLLPQERPLMQGPRTRPRKPIRCGEVLFAVGGWCSGDAISSVERYDPQTNEWRMVASMSKRRCGVGVSVLDDLLYAVGGHDGSSYLNSVERYDPKTNQWSSDVAPTSTCRTSVGVAVLGGYLYAVGGQDGVSCLNIVERYDPKENKWTRVASMSTRRLGVAVAVLGGFLYAVGGSDGTSPLNTVERYNPQENRWHTVSPMGTRRKHLGCAVYQDMIYSVGGRDDTTELSSAERYNPRTNQWSPVVAMTSRRSGVGLAVVNGQLMAVGGFDGTTYLKTIEVYDPDANTWRLYGGMNYRRLGGGVGVIKMTHCESHIW